The following are encoded together in the Branchiostoma floridae strain S238N-H82 unplaced genomic scaffold, Bfl_VNyyK Sc7u5tJ_1439, whole genome shotgun sequence genome:
- the LOC118407641 gene encoding uncharacterized protein LOC118407641 isoform X1 — protein sequence MAYEPKAVRGLGWAMVVLGSLSVTLGVAADINFSARGVGAVGHFISAPIWSGLLVLTTGILGVNSAKKPTNKCLIVAFMVVGIFVILACVCCIAIAAIAIVWNHYVYACRQHDWRAYHIAQQDYKNNPSQYEEPDLWNFKAYDCRASAIGLHATNIVLAVIEIMLGFAVSIMSCVGLCTMRRGAGQTVIYAAGPVPDGTQGNIVIMQGNPGAQGSQPQVFVAQNPGAAGAPVQLYYPAQVPPAYQVDPGAAPGVQEEKKGPIPADSV from the exons ATGGCGTACGAACCAAAGGCTGTCCGCGGACTGGGATGGGCTATGGTGGTCCTGGGGTCCCTCAGCGTCACGCTAGGGGTCGCTGCAGACATCAACTTCTCCGCTAGGGGCGTGGGCGCTGTGGGACACTTCATCAGCGCACCTATCTGGAGCGGGCTGCTG GTCCTTACGACAGGCATTCTGGGTGTTAACAGCGCAAAGAAACCAACAAATAAGTGCCTG ATCGTAGCCTTCATGGTTGTGGGTATATTCGTGATCCTGGCGTGTGTGTGCTGCATCGCCATAGCGGCAATCGCAATCGTGTGGAACCACTACGTGTACGCCTGCCGTCAACACGACTGGCGAGCCTACCACATCGCACAACAAGACTATAAGAACAACCCGTCCCAATACGAAGAACCAGACTTGTG GAATTTCAAGGCCTACGACTGCAGGGCGTCCGCCATCGGCCTTCACGCCACGAACATCGTCCTGGCCGTGATTGAAATCATGCTCGGGTTCGCGGTGTCCATCATGAGCTGCGTCGGACTCTGCACCATGCGACGCGGTGCGGGACAG ACAGTGATTTACGCTGCAGGCCCGGTACCGGACGGAACGCAGGGAAACATTGTGATCATGCAGGGAAACCCGG GTGCACAGGGGAGCCAACCGCAGGTGTTCGTGGCCCAGAATCCCGGTGCGGCAGGTGCACCTGTCCAGCTGTACTACCCGGCCCAGGTGCCACCTGCCTACCAGGTGGACCCAGGTGCGGCGCCAGGTGTGCAGGAAGAGAAGAAAGGCCCGATACCTGCTGATTCCGTGTGA
- the LOC118407641 gene encoding uncharacterized protein LOC118407641 isoform X2, translating to MAYEPKAVRGLGWAMVVLGSLSVTLGVAADINFSARGVGAVGHFISAPIWSGLLVLTTGILGVNSAKKPTNKCLIVAFMVVGIFVILACVCCIAIAAIAIVWNHYVYACRQHDWRAYHIAQQDYKNNPSQYEEPDLWNFKAYDCRASAIGLHATNIVLAVIEIMLGFAVSIMSCVGLCTMRRGAGQTVIYAAGPVPDGTQGNIVIMQGNPGAQGSQPQVFVDYPAQVPPAYQVDPGAAPGVQEEKKGPIPADSV from the exons ATGGCGTACGAACCAAAGGCTGTCCGCGGACTGGGATGGGCTATGGTGGTCCTGGGGTCCCTCAGCGTCACGCTAGGGGTCGCTGCAGACATCAACTTCTCCGCTAGGGGCGTGGGCGCTGTGGGACACTTCATCAGCGCACCTATCTGGAGCGGGCTGCTG GTCCTTACGACAGGCATTCTGGGTGTTAACAGCGCAAAGAAACCAACAAATAAGTGCCTG ATCGTAGCCTTCATGGTTGTGGGTATATTCGTGATCCTGGCGTGTGTGTGCTGCATCGCCATAGCGGCAATCGCAATCGTGTGGAACCACTACGTGTACGCCTGCCGTCAACACGACTGGCGAGCCTACCACATCGCACAACAAGACTATAAGAACAACCCGTCCCAATACGAAGAACCAGACTTGTG GAATTTCAAGGCCTACGACTGCAGGGCGTCCGCCATCGGCCTTCACGCCACGAACATCGTCCTGGCCGTGATTGAAATCATGCTCGGGTTCGCGGTGTCCATCATGAGCTGCGTCGGACTCTGCACCATGCGACGCGGTGCGGGACAG ACAGTGATTTACGCTGCAGGCCCGGTACCGGACGGAACGCAGGGAAACATTGTGATCATGCAGGGAAACCCGG GTGCACAGGGGAGCCAACCGCAGGTGTTCGTGG ACTACCCGGCCCAGGTGCCACCTGCCTACCAGGTGGACCCAGGTGCGGCGCCAGGTGTGCAGGAAGAGAAGAAAGGCCCGATACCTGCTGATTCCGTGTGA